One Rosa chinensis cultivar Old Blush chromosome 3, RchiOBHm-V2, whole genome shotgun sequence DNA window includes the following coding sequences:
- the LOC112194314 gene encoding cytochrome P450 736A117: MLEHLSETFSSLHSFPITLVLVLPIFFTLFLHRWSLFSVTTKNSPPSPPKLLVLRQLLKIGSNPHRSLQNLAQRYGSDFMVLYLGTAPLVLVSSAEAAREIMKTNDLEFSNRPKSVIFQKLLCNYKDVAMAPYGEYWKQVKSICVVNLLSNKRVRSFRAVREEETKLMINKINESSGEVMNLREMFVMLTSDVICRVTMGRKYSASAVGEGGNTILFKELLWEFTELLRSFYIGDYIPWLAWLSRVNGLEAKLDKVAKQFDDFLDRVIQDRVDHRSKASGSSGHVNHADPNGEDEKDLVDVLLEIQEGNLSGLPIDRVSIKAVILDMLGGGADSTYSVIEWTMAELLRHPRVMKKLQSEVRELAGDKTHITEDDLIEMNYLNAVIKETLRLHPPFTVLSRMSGQDVEVKGYKIKANTRIVVNMWQIGRDPKSYNKPEEYEPERFLNENSGVSYKGNDFRLIPFGAGRRVCPGIQFAMAVNKTALANLVHKFDWALPGGASGDDLDMTESTGMPTHRKHPLKAVAIPYLANYG, from the exons ATGCTTGAGCATCTGAGTGAAACCTTCTCTTCCCTGCATTCTTTTCCCATCACATTAGTACTAGTTTTACCCATTTTCTTCACCCTCTTTTTACACAGATGGTCCTTATTCTCAGTTACTACAAAAAACTCTCCACCTTCTCCACCAAAGCTCCTTGTGCTCAGACAACTTCTGAAAATAGGCTCAAACCCTCATCGCTCCCTACAAAACCTAGCTCAACGCTATGGCTCCGATTTCATGGTCCTCTATTTGGGAACTGCCCCACTGGTTCTTGTCTCGTCGGCTGAGGCTGCCCGCGAGATTATGAAAACCAATGATCTCGAATTCTCCAATAGACCCAAGTCTGTCATCTTCCAGAAGCTTCTCTGCAATTACAAAGACGTCGCCATGGCACCTTACGGTGAGTACTGGAAGCAGGTGAAGAGTATATGTGTTGTAAATCTCTTGAGCAACAAAAGGGTTCGCTCTTTTCGTGCTGTGAGAGAAGAGGAAACAAAACTCATGATCAACAAGATTAATGAATCATCGGGAGAAGTCATGAACTTAAGAGAAATGTTTGTGATGCTTACCAGTGATGTTATTTGTAGAGTGACAATGGGGAGGAAGTACAGTGCTAGTGCTGTAGGGGAAGGTGGTAATACAATTTTGTTTAAGGAGCTATTGTGGGAGTTCACAGAGTTATTGAGGAGTTTCTATATTGGAGACTATATTCCATGGCTTGCTTGGTTGAGCCGTGTTAATGGTTTGGAAGCTAAATTAGACAAGGTGGCTAAGCAGTTCGATGACTTCTTGGATAGAGTGATTCAAGATCGTGTAGATCATCGTTCAAAGGCCAGTGGAAGTAGTGGCCATGTGAATCATGCCGATCCAAATGGGGAGGACGAAAAGGATTTGGTGGATGTTTTGCTCGAGATTCAAGAAGGAAACTTGTCTGGTTTACCTATTGATAGAGTTAGTATAAAGGCTGTCATATTG GATATGCTTGGTGGCGGCGCTGATAGCACATATTCTGTCATAGAGTGGACGATGGCAGAGCTTTTAAGGCATCCAAGGGTAATGAAAAAATTGCAAAGTGAGGTCCGGGAGTTGGCGGGAGACAAAACACACATAACAGAGGACGATTTGATTGAAATGAACTACTTGAATGCCGTGATCAAGGAGACCCTTCGCCTACACCCTCCATTTACTGTACTATCTCGGATGTCCGGCCAAGATGTGGAAGTAAAGGGTTACAAAATTAAAGCCAACACACGCATTGTAGTGAATATGTGGCAAATTGGAAGAGATCCCAAGTCATACAACAAACCAGAGGAGTACGAACCAGAAAGGTTCTTGAATGAGAATAGTGGAGTAAGTTATAAAGGAAACGACTTCCGGTTGATTCCATTTGGAGCTGGCAGGAGGGTCTGTCCCGGAATTCAGTTTGCCATGGCTGTTAATAAGACTGCTTTAGCGAATTTGGTGCACAAGTTTGATTGGGCATTGCCTGGCGGAGCAAGCGGGGATGATTTAGACATGACTGAATCCACTGGCATGCCAACACATCGAAAGCATCCTTTGAAAGCCGTGGCTATTCCATACCTAGCTAACTACGGATAG